In Chloracidobacterium sp., the following proteins share a genomic window:
- a CDS encoding HAD hydrolase family protein, with the protein MSELSSELLSRVRQIKCLLMDCDGVLTDGRLYFGATGEELKVFYARDGQGLVMLHAAGFRSGIITGRNSPIVDMRARQLGVSFIYQGRKEKVSALNDLIVEAGVRREEVAYIGDDTPDAEVFPFVGLAVAVADAHEAVRAGAHLVTGNKGGRGAVREVIDLLLAAKKD; encoded by the coding sequence ATGAGCGAACTCTCATCAGAGCTATTGTCGCGGGTGCGTCAGATCAAATGCTTGCTGATGGACTGTGACGGCGTTCTCACTGATGGGCGCCTTTACTTCGGAGCAACGGGCGAAGAACTCAAGGTCTTTTATGCCCGCGACGGCCAGGGCCTGGTGATGTTGCATGCGGCCGGCTTCCGTTCAGGTATCATTACGGGCCGGAACTCGCCAATAGTAGACATGAGGGCCAGACAGCTTGGTGTGAGCTTTATCTACCAGGGCAGGAAAGAGAAGGTCTCGGCGCTGAACGATCTGATCGTGGAGGCTGGCGTTCGACGCGAGGAGGTTGCCTACATCGGCGACGACACGCCCGATGCCGAGGTCTTCCCATTTGTCGGCCTTGCCGTTGCGGTTGCCGACGCTCACGAAGCCGTCCGTGCAGGTGCTCATTTGGTTACCGGGAACAAAGGCGGACGCGGGGCTGTGCGAGAGGTGATCGATCTCTTGCTCGCAGCAAAAAAGGATTAG
- the kdsA gene encoding 3-deoxy-8-phosphooctulonate synthase, with amino-acid sequence MGIFQVGDVSFGDGGLTIIAGPCVVESSQHALFMAKEISDVCKRVGLGLVYKSSFDKANRSSIDSFRGDGMEFGLSVLAQVKDEIGVPVITDIHEPWQAEKAAEVADMLQIPAFLCRQTDLLVAAAKTGKAVNVKKGQFLSPWDAENIVEKLRAAGCEKILLTERGTSFGYNNLVVDLRSFPVMRSFGVPVVFDVTHSLQLPGGLGKATGGQAEFIEDFARAGVACGVDAVFMEVHDDPTNAPSDGPNQLPLGRLEPLLLKLKEIHSIIRR; translated from the coding sequence ATGGGAATTTTTCAGGTCGGAGACGTTTCCTTTGGCGATGGTGGTTTGACGATCATCGCCGGGCCGTGTGTTGTTGAGTCGTCTCAGCACGCGCTATTCATGGCGAAGGAGATCAGTGATGTCTGTAAGCGCGTCGGGCTTGGCCTTGTATACAAATCGTCGTTCGATAAGGCGAACCGTAGTTCGATCGACAGCTTTCGAGGTGACGGGATGGAGTTCGGATTGTCGGTGCTCGCTCAGGTGAAGGACGAGATCGGCGTGCCGGTGATCACGGACATCCACGAGCCGTGGCAAGCTGAGAAAGCCGCCGAGGTTGCGGACATGCTTCAGATACCGGCATTTCTCTGCAGGCAGACCGATCTGCTGGTTGCAGCGGCGAAGACGGGCAAGGCGGTCAACGTGAAAAAGGGACAGTTCCTTAGTCCGTGGGACGCCGAGAATATCGTTGAGAAACTGCGGGCTGCGGGCTGCGAAAAGATATTGCTAACCGAACGCGGGACGAGCTTTGGCTACAATAATCTTGTCGTCGATCTGCGGTCGTTTCCGGTGATGCGATCGTTCGGAGTACCAGTCGTGTTTGACGTGACACATTCACTCCAATTACCCGGCGGCCTTGGAAAGGCAACGGGCGGTCAGGCCGAATTCATCGAAGATTTCGCCCGTGCAGGCGTCGCCTGCGGCGTTGATGCCGTCTTTATGGAGGTCCATGACGACCCGACGAACGCGCCAAGCGATGGTCCGAATCAGCTTCCATTGGGCCGATTGGAGCCGCTGTTGCTCAAGCTGAAGGAGATCCATTCGATCATTCGCAGATAG
- a CDS encoding tetratricopeptide repeat protein: MRLIHTVLACLFVICAAGFVLGQDPAKPSATWQVQKYDIDVTLPADGSRSIPIRARLSLKNISPRPASSLTLRISPTAEITTVRLNDADSDFSKNEEKINSGVSLQRVSLRPGPIIAGGVLAVAVEYRLNIKENGGAASLTQGGAHLLPSSYWYPTPNSWFFTQGPDRAPTRIKVNFSAGLSIASSGMASAGAFDDRLLVQPFFVAGDWGVTTLNGVSVLAPKGTGPEGQKRGDEMTALFSEARSFMSGFLGKAPDAPLRIVSTRRGAGFSGGGTLLVDEAAFRRSAVDSTTAMNIAEAAARLWLGNSVSVAGDGYGVISEGMVRYLATQFIENKFGKDIADIERLRQRTSYAGVSKRDMPMSTVSPLDDYYYPEVANKGAMMWRILARRLGADEFWSTVRANMQDGELNVADLRTAFVSQKPLLDVLFDQVTEMNLLVGLPQATGSDTKVAVRNTGTMDATVDVAAFTAAGGKIVSPTTIRATSFGEVIFRSAEKIIRVEIDAEKLYPQTDYSDDVAPRESTDGDPLLAVKRLFDKQEYANAEATARTMLRELPRSDDLRVLLGRALLAQNKNTEAEREFRAVLNEKLPAARSLAWANVGLGEVATRSNQNAAALRYCETAIVTDSDYGASLAARNIRRRLGGGGPVAAAVKQFFVDFDKAVSGNRKAEVEAMVGPGEVTRFSSGVSGSTERWLTQVSHVDQLDPSTLLVEANMNIKLLNRNEETGLAVFRLVNSGGAWKLVAVDIFEVR, from the coding sequence ATGAGACTGATTCATACTGTTTTAGCCTGCCTGTTCGTTATCTGCGCTGCAGGGTTTGTATTGGGCCAGGATCCGGCAAAGCCTTCGGCGACTTGGCAGGTCCAAAAATATGATATCGATGTTACCTTGCCGGCCGACGGCTCAAGGTCGATCCCGATCCGTGCCCGGCTTAGCCTTAAGAATATCTCGCCGCGTCCTGCGTCCTCGCTAACCCTGAGGATCTCGCCGACCGCAGAAATTACGACAGTTAGGCTCAATGATGCAGATTCGGACTTCTCCAAGAATGAGGAGAAGATCAATTCAGGCGTGAGCCTGCAACGCGTTTCTTTGAGGCCGGGACCGATCATTGCCGGCGGAGTGTTAGCGGTCGCCGTCGAGTACAGATTGAACATTAAGGAGAATGGCGGGGCGGCGTCATTGACTCAGGGCGGGGCCCATCTCTTGCCGTCCTCGTACTGGTATCCGACGCCGAATAGCTGGTTCTTTACCCAGGGCCCGGATCGAGCACCTACTCGAATAAAGGTCAATTTCTCGGCCGGACTTTCGATCGCGTCGTCAGGAATGGCGTCTGCCGGAGCTTTTGATGACAGATTGCTGGTGCAGCCGTTCTTCGTCGCCGGTGACTGGGGCGTCACAACGCTGAACGGCGTTTCGGTTCTTGCTCCTAAGGGGACCGGGCCTGAGGGACAAAAAAGGGGTGACGAGATGACGGCTCTTTTCTCCGAGGCCCGCAGCTTCATGTCGGGGTTCCTGGGGAAAGCACCTGATGCTCCGTTGAGGATCGTCTCGACGCGACGCGGGGCTGGATTCAGCGGCGGCGGGACGCTCTTGGTGGACGAAGCGGCCTTTCGCCGGTCGGCCGTGGATTCGACGACGGCGATGAACATTGCGGAAGCTGCGGCGCGCTTGTGGCTGGGCAATTCGGTTTCGGTCGCCGGTGATGGTTATGGGGTGATAAGCGAAGGCATGGTTCGATACCTGGCAACGCAGTTTATCGAGAACAAGTTTGGTAAGGACATCGCCGACATTGAACGACTACGACAACGGACGTCTTATGCGGGCGTATCAAAACGCGATATGCCGATGAGTACTGTGTCGCCACTCGACGACTATTATTATCCTGAGGTCGCGAATAAAGGCGCGATGATGTGGAGGATCCTGGCAAGACGACTCGGGGCCGATGAGTTCTGGAGCACGGTGCGCGCGAACATGCAGGACGGCGAACTGAATGTAGCGGATCTGCGAACGGCATTTGTGTCACAAAAGCCGCTGTTGGACGTCCTTTTCGATCAGGTGACCGAGATGAACCTCCTCGTCGGCTTACCACAGGCGACGGGATCCGATACTAAGGTGGCCGTCCGCAATACAGGCACAATGGATGCTACCGTGGATGTCGCTGCCTTCACGGCCGCCGGCGGAAAGATCGTTTCGCCCACGACGATCAGGGCGACAAGCTTTGGCGAGGTGATTTTTCGCAGCGCCGAAAAGATCATCCGGGTGGAGATAGATGCAGAAAAGCTATATCCGCAGACGGACTATTCGGATGATGTTGCGCCGCGCGAATCGACCGACGGCGATCCATTGCTCGCGGTAAAGCGCTTGTTTGACAAGCAGGAATATGCGAACGCTGAGGCAACGGCACGGACGATGCTGCGTGAGCTGCCCCGATCGGATGACCTTCGCGTTCTATTGGGAAGGGCTCTGCTTGCTCAAAACAAGAATACGGAGGCCGAAAGGGAATTTCGTGCCGTGTTGAATGAGAAGCTGCCGGCGGCTCGCAGCCTTGCGTGGGCGAACGTTGGACTTGGAGAGGTGGCGACCCGATCGAATCAGAATGCTGCCGCCTTAAGATATTGTGAGACCGCGATCGTCACAGATTCGGACTACGGGGCCAGCCTCGCGGCAAGGAATATTAGGAGGCGGCTGGGCGGTGGAGGTCCCGTTGCGGCAGCGGTCAAGCAGTTCTTTGTTGATTTTGATAAGGCCGTGTCCGGCAATCGAAAGGCCGAGGTCGAGGCGATGGTAGGGCCGGGTGAGGTTACTCGATTCTCGAGCGGCGTGTCAGGTTCGACCGAACGGTGGTTGACGCAGGTGAGCCATGTCGATCAGCTTGACCCATCGACCCTACTGGTCGAGGCGAACATGAACATTAAACTCCTAAATCGTAACGAAGAGACAGGCCTTGCGGTGTTTAGGCTGGTGAATTCGGGCGGTGCGTGGAAATTGGTGGCGGTCGATATTTTTGAGGTCCGATAG